CAAGCGCTAGGAGTAAAATTCAAGCTCTTATATGGTTCCACACTTCATTCTCAAGCCTACCTTATAATTTCCTAAAGTTCTTACAAACACAAAGTTGGCTTCATATGTCACAACTGCATATGCAATTTCTGTAAGACACTGTCATTTGCCTTAAACTATGGCAATCATGAAGTacagctgtgaatttttgttgttgttagaaTATTCCCTCAAGTTACCACTAAAACTCAAACTCAAAAAATATGCAACTAAATCAAAGGACCAAATGCTGGTCCCTATGCACACCCTGAGTAAATGTACTAGAGTGAACCAGAATCCTTCCACCAACCTGGGGGGTAGGACACAGAGTACCATGGGTACCCAATGGCTGCTCCTGGACCTTCAGTAGTATATGCAATCTTTACGCACTGATTTTGGCTTCTAGATTTATATAGGTGGACCCACTGTCTATGACTGCTAATCCCTCATCTGCAGGCCAGTAAGGGTATGTTCactctgcaataaaagacccatggcagggCCGCAGCTAGCTTGGGTCagatgacttgggctcacagggcttggcctggtggctataaaattgcagtgtagacacttggtcttggcctggagcctgggctctgagacccagtgAGGGagcagggtctcagagcccaggccccaGGCCTACCCTCAAAGTCTACACTTCAATTTTATAGCTTCACACCCCAAGCGCTGCAAGTCCACATCAGCTGACCCAGACCAGAATTTGCCATGTTGCAGATTTTTCCTGCAGTGTATACATACCTGTACAGAGTTGAGCAGTCCTTCATATTCTCCTCTTTCCATTTAACAGAATCATGTTGGTTCTGTTGTATTTTCCAATTTACAACAAACAGAGTGTTTGATGTAATGATTATTAGTAGTCTATTTATAACATTTTCTCAGGGGATGAAAAacaatatatgtacatatacaaATTTTTGTTAAAACATAGGAAAAAACTGATAATAGAATACACTTACCAAAGCATTGATATCAAGAATGGAATTACATTCtctgaattttgaaatttcttgCTCTAATGTGTCTAGTAACACTACTTGATTCTGTCTGAAACAAAAGTACAAAGACTTTAAGacacacaagaagtcagattaaATAGACTATGTTGGATTGGTTGAAGAGTACTCACAATTTTGAGTTTTACTACTGTTCTCTTCACTGAAATCTTAACATACAGATTGTTAATGAGGATATAATGCCAGAAATAAATTGTATAAAAATCAACATTCCAAGATAATTTTTTCAGATTAACTATTTCTTTTGTACTAAATAGATTTTTTCCCCATATTAGTAGATGAGGAATAATCAGGAAACCTACAGAAGTAGATAAATGAACTGAgtctttgcagatttttttttaaaaaactgacatTTGAATGAATTATAATTAAACAGTTATAAAAGACTCTGCTATCTCTCTTCTTGCTactaaaatgttctttaaaagcagcaaagagtcctgtggcaccttagagactaacatgtattggagcatgagctttcgtgggtgaatacccacttcgttggatgcatgaaatgttcttgtgCACTATTTGGAAAATTCTAAGGACAGCAAAGACATTTGCTGGAAATCCCCACAGTGTCTTAGAGCAAAACACAAAGAGGAGACCCTTATAAATGTTAAGCAATGAAACAAAAGAGCGTAAGCTAATTAAAAGTAGAGTTTGGGAGTTTCATACATGCaagaaaaatcttaaaaatatCTTGCTTGCAACCACCATTTTAATAGAACATCCCAAATGCTGGATGTTTTTCTCTAAATAAAGTTGTACAGCACAAGGTTACATCTCTCCAGAAAAAGAATGAGCACTTAGAAAGTTGATGCGTCTTTTGCTGTGACTGGGTGCATGGATTTCAgtgctttaattttaaaattgtccatTTTAACAGCTGGTAGGTTACATGGCTGGCAATTCTTCTAAAATTATAATCTGCAGAATATACACTCACTGTTCAAAGTGCTGCACTCAAAGCACAGAAAAGTCTATTTTATATGTAAACTATACTACAGGAAAATATATTCCACTTACATAGAAGAAGGGAATTTGACTGAAGAAATTCTAGAGAGGAAATGCATGTATTAGAATGATTtgcttttttcagtttgcttacgTGAGCTCTTGGAGGGCTAGTTTTGATCGCCGAAGATCAGGTAAATAATGAGAAATCAATCCTTCAGTTAGTTGCTCCACAGCTTTCTTATCTATAACAGCCAAATCTTCTATTAGTCCCTCATCTGGAGATGCCTCACAGGAATCTGTAACAAGAAGTAGCAATCTTAAACTGCTAAGAACTATTGCAATCCCTTTATCTGTTAGTACGAATGGATTttctattttgaaataaaagttgGGAGTCTCAGCAATAGAGTGTAAATTGCAGTTCCTTGCACTTCACCAACTGAGCAATGTTCCTGTCACCTCCCTGCATGATGAGGTTTCACTTGCAAAATCATGCCATAACAGAATACAGCAGAAGGGTGaggtttaaataaaaatgtacactGTGCATACAAGCCGCTCTAAACCAAGTAAAGCAATTCAGACACGCTAAATGCTCTTCCCTCACAAAAGTCAAACGTACACAAGAAATGGATTCATGTCCACTTGAGTGCAGCTTCCCAAGTTCAAATTCCCAATTTGGATACTCAAacgtcagagaagagccaggcaaaagaaccctcctcccccagtctccATGACAAGAACAACAAGGTTTGCACGATGCTTGGCCTTCAATACAGGGGCCGCCGCGATGCTGACGATCAGTAGCCGAGCTCCTTGCGCCCGCTGCTCACATACCCAGCGCGGGCCCCGTCTGCCTCGGGGCGGCGGCGGCCTCCAGCAGGAACCCCTCCTTCTCCTCGGGCTGCTCCATGGCGCTCCCCGCCGCCAGCTGAGGGCACAGAGCGACAGCAGCATGAGCGCGACCCCCGGCAGCCGCTGCCTCCTCCCGGGTGGGGGGCACTGCGGCTCCCCGCCCGGCTGCTCGCGGCCCCTACCCTGGGGCAGAGCCCATCGCTCGCGCCCCCCGGATTtggctgagggggcggggctccaCGGGGGTGGAGTCGCGTGAGGCTGGGGGCCAGGCCAGGCGCGGTGTCTCGTGGGAAGCGGCTCCTCGGCTAGACCCTGGAGGGCCTGGCGCGGGGAGGGCGAAGCGGACCGGGGGGGGGCTCTCAGCAGACCCGGAAGCGCAGCGGGAGCTGGGCCCACCTCACCCGCCTTCGCGTATTgtggggcgggggcagtccgGCTCCGCGGCGCTCGACCCGCTGAGGCACCCGCGCCTCGGCCCCTCCTGAGCACAGAACCCGACACCGCAGTTTGGGCTCAGAGTGGGGACCGTCCGCTACTCCGGATGTAGATGGGAGCCGAGCCCGGAAGTGACCCCGCTCCCGGAATGGTAGTCAGTCACCTGACGCTGCTGGTTGCTAGGACGGGACCCTTAGCAACCGCGGGAGATGGGGTGGTCCAAGGCCCAGCACTGAGCGTGGGTGGCGCCTGTCACTGCAGCAGATGCAGTGTTCAGACACATTGATTTTCAACTTGACGGTATCGCAGGTCTTGGGGAAGGTCTAGTTTTCAAATGTCCGCAGCACAGGCCCTGTACCTGAGCATCCCCTCAAACTCCATTTTATTGCAGTGGGAGCTCAGGCTGCTCTGCCCCATGGAAGATAAAATAGGGGAACCATCACAGGCCTCCACATAGAAACAGAAACAAACAGTGCAATGGGGAATAGAGAGAGTATTCGGAATCCTTGATTTATTTTCTTAGTAGACGGGGATAGGTTTCTGTGGCTTCCTTTAAAGCAGTAGATACTCAGACAGTGGTCCAccagccaaattagcaatcagcaTTGTCCAAAAGAGCCACATTAGTGTGAATGATGGGAAATATTTAGGTTTTTatatattctcacagcaaatacATTAGTAACACTGTAAATtgataacttaattggttaaCAACAGTAAAAGCagcctgattggttaataattaaatcacaccatGTTTTAATATGTGTTGCAAAGAGCAGCAGGAGACACATGAAAGAACCACTTGTGGCTCAAGACACAATCTGTGTATTACTGCTCTAAAGCTTGTCTTCAGGTACAGTGCTGTAGCAATTTAATGAAGATCCTACTAGAGGGTGTTGTTAAATGTTAATCCACCTCCTTGGGGCAGTAGCCGTGTCAacaagagaagctctcccatccaTATAGCACTGTCTACGCAGagggattaggtcagtataactagaAGTTACACCGATACAGGTCTATAGTGTAGTCCTGGCTTAAGATTTTTCTCCCAACTCACTAGTCTCTTCACAAACTTCTATTTGTAATTACCAAAACAAATGCAAACTAAATCTTGAGATTATTATTTGTAGAAAGCAAATTTGTTTGTTCAAAAAAGTAATATCAGCAAATTGCCATGTCAGGTACAACCATTATGGAATTTGAATAAAGGAAATAAGGAACAGGTGGCTAAATTCGTGGTTGGCCCCAAGGCTAGCtccacaaaggggacttaggTCATGGCTACATGGGAGATGTGGCTGCTAATCAAGAGCTTTTTGATGCACAGCAGGCAAATTGCACTAACTGTGTTCCCAGAATGCTTGTTCCATTTGCAATTTGCATCACTTAAACACAAGGTGTTTGCTGCAAACTGAGGGCATTGTATTCTCCAGGGGCATCCCATTTGCTTCAGTGCTGAGCAGTGTGCATCCTCCTGGGACTGTTTTTGCTTTGAACTGTGTGAAGCTAGGCAGGTTCAAATTTAGAAGAAAAATCCCATATTTCTACCATACTGCCCCATACTTCCTTTTTGGGCTGGCTCATGTTATTTTCAAATTGCTGTCAGCCAGTATAGATTCAACCGTGCTCCATGTTGCTATGGGGACAAATATGCATAGGCTGCTTAGTTGGTACTACAACACTCAGAGCTGGATGAATTCTGCATTGGAGTTGGCCTGTTGTACCACTGAGCAGATGATGTGGGAACAGGAAAATATTCTACAGCAGCAACTCCTCCTCAGGCAGCAGGAGGACACTCTGCAGCCCTGGCAGCAGGATGAGAAAGGAAACACTGAGATATTGGAACAAGAGGACTGATTCCTGGATCACATATACACGATTCAGCAcagttgctggactcaagaaacCAGTGTAGACTGGTGGGAAAGGATTGTTCTGGAGAGCTAGGGTGACCACTAGTGGCAAGAGAACTTCAAGATGGGGAGAACTACCTTTTCTTGAGATCTACGGAGAACTGACCCCAGAGCTTCAGTGACAGCATAGCAACTTGTGATGCACCATAACCACGGAAAAATGGGTTACCATTTCTATCTGGAAGCTTCTCCCGCACCCCAAGAACGTTATCAGTCTGTAGCCATGGGGAAGTCAACTATTGGGGCCACTGTCATGCAGATCTGCTATGCCATTGATAAGATGCTAACTAAGTCGCAAGGCTCAGAAGATTATTGATGTCTTTACACACgaggttcccaaactgtattGTGGCAACTAATGGACCCCCAGTGCCTATAATTTTCCCCACATATACAGTCAGGGCACCTAATTTATAAACATAAAGAgttatttctccatggttctccaaaGATAGGTTGACTACCATGGCACATTTACAAACAAATGCAGGTGGTCTGTGAAGGTCCACAATGCTAGGAATGTTTCAGGACTCAATACTATTTAAACTAATGCAGAAAGGACTGTTTTCTCACAGGAGCACTATAGACATTAATGGTATGGAGGTTGGTCCAGTTATACTGGGAGACTTGTCTTATCCCCTGAtaccctggctaatgaagccatacaccggTGTCTTGGACAAAAAGAAGGAACATTGTAACTATCACCTGAATAGCTTCAGAAAGGTAGTCAAGTCATTTGGTCATTTGAAAGGCAAACGGCTCTGTTTATGGAATAGGTTggaagcaacagaaaaaaaatgttccaacCATTATAACTGCATGTTGTGTTTTGCACAATATTTATGAGCGCAAAAGGGAAAACCTTATCAATAGGTGGGAGGCTGAGGTGTGGAGACTTGATCAGAGGTTTGAGCAGCCAGCAAAGCTCCCATAAAGAACACAAACATGTGGGAATGCTGTCAGGGATACTTACTGTTCATATTTTGTTGTTTGCTCATGGGCAGGGGATTGGCAGTGTTGGGATACAGACTTTGCGAGCATTGCAGTGTTGTGTGTAGGTGGCTGAAATTTAACATTCCCTATGTGCTTCTGCAAAACCCTATGAATGATTTCAGCATTATTTAAAGGATTTTCTGTGTTAAATGCAATGATGACTCATAAAACCATTTGCCATACATCCATTAttatgaaagaataaaaaaaattaattaaaccaATGGAAAAACATCTTTGTATTTGGAAGTACTTTTAACAAATCAGTATTCTTAAGTAACCAACTATACACAGCCCTTCAAAATCAAACCCAAATCAAAGTGCAACAGTAAGAACATTTCAAATATAACTTTTGGTGGGGCGGGGgtatgtgcataaagttaaaggTCATATGTGGAAAAACCTGTAGAGCACAGATTAGACTCCTCAGCCATCTTAAGTCTCATCAATGAACTTTCCCCCGGCAGACATCATCCTCGTATCAAGGGATAGCTGACGACAGCACATTAGGAAAAGGGAGACTTGAACCCAGTTCTCCCACATCCTGTGGGACTGGTCTAACTCCTGGGCTAAGAGTTATGAGGGAGGAGGGGCATGCACACTGGCACCACCACCAATGGCATTTTACATGTGACCTGATCTGTTAGGCAGCCTCTGAGAACACCTTACTGGAGCATGCGCTGCAGGAGACAGGTGGGGCAATGCCTATTTTGAGAATCTCATTGGGGCTTAGGTGTGAGCTAGGCATCTGAACTGAAATGGCTGTGCACATGCCCTATTTACATTAGGAGaggcttgatttttttcaatatgtTAAGGAACCAATGTTATAACAAAATTTGCAGAAGCCTGATCTAATCTGTGATAAAAATCACTGGCAATGAACAAGTAAATTTCTCTCGTTTGCACTTAAAACTGCATATACTTCTTGTGGTTTGAAAGCTATTAGTTTCTGCCACATTCTCCATTTTATGTAATCTTCAAATGGGTAAATTCTTCAAATTTTTTAAGGCCTGTCCACTGTACCTTGCATTTATACAACACTTTTCagctccaaagcactttacaggggACATGTTAGAGTGTGTCAGGAGCAGGCAGAGAGCCTTCCAGGAGTGGGATGAGTGCAGCCTGTCCTCATCAATCTAATCAATCATTTATTGGCTTTGAATATGCAATTTGAAACCATTCCTTCCTAATAAGACCCTAGTGACCTGAAGAGTCCTGCGTCTGGCTCCTTTGGATCTTTTGGGAAGGATGAATTCTTTATACCATCATAAAGGGTGATCCTGCTTTCTAGAGCCGTCATGAATCTTACGGCAGTAGCACGATATGTGTAAAAGTGACATGAAGTTGTTTAATATCAATGTAGAGAGCTGAGAGAAGTCACAGAATCCCATTCAATCCGGAGGGAACACCTGGCACTGGATGCAGTTCAGCATGAAGCAGCTTTGATCCAGAGGATGAAAGCAAAGCGAGAAAGAAGAAAACAGTGTGCCGTAATCTTGAATTCCAACTCAGACAATATATGGATCTGTAAAACTTGTAACAATCTGTGTTGGTCTCAAATTGGGCTTGTCAGCCATAAGCAGATTCATCAGGACTTGACTAGACCTCTTACATGTACACTATGGTCCAGCAGATCAATGGTTGCTATACAAGTCCTTATATTGTATCTGCAAATCAACCCACAAGTTTTTAAGACCACACAGTACTGATTACCATGAGGCTCAATCAGTACCTATCCAGGAGCGAAAGTAACttaaggacttaccggtactccagagtccttatGAGGGGACGGGGACTTTAAATCCCTGggcactttaaatcaggatttaaagggcccaaggctggggctgtggtagcagcagctggagccctgggccctttaaatcaccatcggaGGGGGCGACAGCCTCTGGCAgagctttaaagggtctggg
This sequence is a window from Gopherus evgoodei ecotype Sinaloan lineage chromosome 10, rGopEvg1_v1.p, whole genome shotgun sequence. Protein-coding genes within it:
- the BLOC1S6 gene encoding biogenesis of lysosome-related organelles complex 1 subunit 6 translates to MEQPEEKEGFLLEAAAAPRQTGPALDSCEASPDEGLIEDLAVIDKKAVEQLTEGLISHYLPDLRRSKLALQELTQNQVVLLDTLEQEISKFRECNSILDINALFSEAKHYHSKLVNIRKEMMMLHEKTSKLKKRALKLQQKRQKEELEREQQREKELERERQLTAKPARRT